A section of the Cuniculiplasma divulgatum genome encodes:
- a CDS encoding 3-hydroxyacyl-CoA dehydrogenase/enoyl-CoA hydratase family protein encodes MQIKRVTVIGAGIMGHGIAEVVSMAGFPVILEDAFPEALKKAEASLKASLERMKKSGKISDAAYSEIIGRISFSGKMAEAVRDADLIIEAVPEIPDLKVSVIKDITANCRADAIVASNTSNIRISTLADHAKSPERVLGLHFFNPPVIMKLVEVIKSDRTAQDVFDATYEFSKKIGKTPIKVLKDSPGFVVNRINAPESLLFCLLLDRNMARPEEVDAFARSQGLPMGPYELMDYVGIDTVVHSLEYYADTLDREYGKCTYFNRFMKSGKLGLKSGSGFYVWENGHAKIPEAKPATVLDLMDILSVEINEAVKIIEEGVAQPADIETGVKLGMNRPFGPISVAEGLTNAEIKKKLTTLSQKFDTKIFYPAKSIESGKLREVISGKTRGAEAPRAAETHAAEHAEQSGEPVRLERNEKTRVAHLILNNTKNNLINSEVLASLEKHLKNLWNDHEINVIIVRGEGNNLSAGAQLTQFFSGPMDFSENSRVGERVFRLLSEIPKITIAEMKGFTLGGGFELSIWCDIRVATPETTIGFPETTLGLVPGWGGSQRLSKLLGMSRAAYLILTGERFDGKYAHEIGLVSRVFDKDKLAEETDRLGEELAWKIAPVSAAMAKKLIYKGSEMGADDGLEMESVAMGLLYGTDDLKEGISAFLQKRKPEYKGR; translated from the coding sequence ATGCAGATAAAGAGGGTCACCGTAATTGGAGCTGGCATAATGGGCCACGGAATTGCAGAAGTGGTTTCCATGGCCGGATTTCCAGTCATTCTGGAGGATGCATTCCCGGAAGCTCTCAAGAAGGCCGAGGCATCCCTGAAGGCCAGCCTGGAGAGGATGAAGAAATCAGGCAAGATAAGCGATGCGGCCTACTCTGAGATAATTGGACGCATAAGCTTTTCAGGCAAAATGGCTGAAGCTGTCAGGGATGCTGATCTCATCATTGAGGCAGTGCCGGAAATACCCGACCTGAAGGTTTCAGTCATAAAGGACATAACTGCAAACTGCAGGGCAGATGCCATAGTGGCATCCAATACGTCTAACATCAGGATATCCACACTTGCTGATCATGCAAAATCGCCGGAACGCGTCCTGGGTCTCCATTTCTTCAATCCGCCCGTGATCATGAAGCTGGTTGAGGTCATAAAATCTGACAGGACGGCACAGGATGTATTTGATGCAACCTACGAGTTCTCAAAGAAGATAGGGAAAACTCCCATAAAAGTCCTGAAGGACAGCCCCGGCTTTGTTGTTAACAGGATCAACGCACCGGAAAGCCTGCTCTTCTGCCTCCTCCTGGACAGGAACATGGCCAGGCCCGAAGAGGTAGACGCATTTGCAAGGTCCCAGGGGCTCCCCATGGGGCCATATGAACTTATGGACTATGTTGGCATTGACACAGTTGTCCACTCGCTGGAATACTATGCGGACACCCTTGACAGGGAATACGGGAAATGCACCTATTTCAACAGGTTCATGAAATCAGGGAAACTTGGGCTGAAATCCGGAAGCGGCTTCTACGTATGGGAAAACGGGCATGCAAAGATTCCTGAGGCAAAACCGGCAACTGTCCTTGACCTTATGGATATACTCTCCGTTGAGATCAACGAGGCCGTGAAGATAATCGAGGAGGGTGTTGCACAGCCGGCTGACATAGAAACAGGCGTGAAGCTTGGAATGAACAGGCCATTCGGGCCCATTTCTGTTGCAGAAGGACTCACCAATGCAGAGATAAAGAAGAAGCTCACCACCTTGAGCCAGAAATTTGACACAAAGATTTTCTATCCCGCAAAGTCCATTGAATCTGGAAAGCTCAGGGAGGTCATATCCGGAAAAACCAGGGGGGCCGAAGCTCCCAGGGCTGCAGAAACCCATGCTGCTGAACACGCCGAACAGTCCGGAGAACCCGTCAGACTGGAACGCAATGAAAAGACCAGGGTGGCCCACCTTATCCTGAACAACACAAAGAACAACCTCATCAACTCCGAAGTTCTTGCATCCCTTGAAAAACACCTCAAGAACCTGTGGAATGACCATGAGATAAACGTAATAATTGTCAGGGGAGAGGGCAACAACCTATCTGCCGGTGCTCAACTGACACAGTTCTTCAGCGGGCCTATGGATTTCTCTGAAAATTCAAGGGTAGGAGAGAGGGTGTTCAGGCTTCTGTCGGAAATCCCCAAGATCACCATAGCAGAGATGAAGGGATTCACTCTTGGCGGGGGATTTGAACTTTCAATATGGTGCGACATAAGGGTTGCAACGCCTGAGACCACAATAGGTTTCCCTGAAACAACTCTGGGCCTTGTTCCTGGATGGGGCGGAAGCCAGAGGCTAAGCAAACTGCTGGGAATGTCCAGGGCAGCGTACCTGATCCTGACCGGTGAGCGCTTTGACGGGAAGTACGCCCATGAGATCGGGCTTGTCTCCCGGGTCTTCGACAAGGATAAGCTTGCAGAAGAAACCGACCGCCTTGGTGAGGAACTGGCCTGGAAGATTGCGCCTGTTTCGGCCGCAATGGCCAAGAAACTAATCTACAAGGGAAGTGAGATGGGCGCAGATGACGGCCTTGAGATGGAATCCGTTGCCATGGGCCTTCTCTATGGCACAGATGATCTCAAGGAGGGCATTTCAGCTTTCCTGCAGAAGAGAAAGCCGGAATACAAGGGAAGGTAA
- a CDS encoding SCP2 sterol-binding domain-containing protein — protein sequence MTSYEVMNGIVAKAATEESFRKDISGFNKSFQFKPSDAKPYYVEISNGSVSLKEGELQGASATISASDQALTDIFTGKLDAIKAFMQGQLKVSGDIFSAQKLTGIVSKIRK from the coding sequence ATGACATCGTATGAAGTCATGAATGGAATAGTTGCAAAGGCAGCCACTGAGGAGAGTTTCCGGAAGGATATTTCTGGGTTCAACAAATCATTCCAGTTCAAGCCGTCAGATGCAAAGCCGTACTATGTTGAGATATCAAACGGATCGGTATCACTGAAGGAAGGCGAACTGCAGGGGGCAAGTGCCACAATTTCCGCTTCAGACCAGGCACTCACGGATATTTTTACAGGAAAGCTTGACGCCATAAAGGCTTTCATGCAGGGCCAGCTCAAGGTCAGCGGTGATATTTTCAGCGCACAGAAACTCACAGGCATAGTGTCAAAGATAAGGAAGTGA
- a CDS encoding amino acid permease, whose protein sequence is MPQTLTRTLKFQDAVIINLGAIIGAGIFVIIGISAGAAGPAVLVSIPLAGMVAIFTGISFSQIARHVDKEGGVYEYGKESLSPYAGFVGGSLWTFGNIIALSAVSISFGSYLDAVLNSRFPDIFIAISIVASFALLNAMGIKNSARTLRAIVAVNVIILVTFTAVGLFFIHPSHFNDFFAKGPGGIISGAAIIFFAFSGFSRVTTVSEEVVNPEKTIPLAILVSIMISAVLYFLISLATLGLAPASRLAESASPLAFASSVTGMGWLVILVSMGALVATSGVILTGILGTSRVMFAMGRDGELPRQVSRLDRFSTPIVAILVSLILAVAMMPAASFGTIVESSNTCVIAAYAIINVAALRTHIKYRGTGRRMLLAHDWFFLIPVAGIVTIGLFFAFLGYESMEIAAAVFAAASVYHMLNVRLHGPSSRPPKTSKVRLFGRSRHNVDNKKEDGNTGPDQALL, encoded by the coding sequence ATGCCCCAAACTCTGACCAGGACCCTGAAATTCCAGGATGCCGTTATAATAAACCTTGGAGCAATAATCGGGGCTGGCATATTTGTCATAATAGGAATATCTGCAGGAGCAGCTGGCCCGGCAGTTCTCGTTTCAATACCACTTGCAGGCATGGTGGCAATTTTTACCGGAATAAGTTTCTCTCAGATAGCAAGGCATGTTGACAAGGAGGGTGGAGTTTACGAGTATGGAAAGGAATCCCTGTCACCTTACGCCGGATTCGTTGGCGGGTCACTCTGGACATTCGGGAACATAATTGCGCTGTCTGCGGTTTCCATAAGTTTTGGAAGTTATCTGGATGCCGTGCTCAATTCCAGGTTTCCGGACATATTCATTGCCATATCCATAGTTGCATCATTTGCCCTGCTTAATGCCATGGGCATCAAGAATTCTGCAAGGACTCTCAGGGCAATCGTTGCAGTAAACGTCATTATACTGGTTACATTCACGGCTGTTGGACTGTTTTTCATCCACCCGTCTCATTTCAATGATTTCTTTGCAAAGGGGCCAGGTGGAATCATATCCGGTGCGGCCATCATTTTCTTTGCCTTCTCAGGTTTCTCAAGGGTCACAACGGTTTCTGAGGAGGTTGTGAATCCGGAGAAGACAATACCACTTGCAATACTCGTATCCATCATGATATCAGCGGTGCTCTACTTCCTCATAAGCCTTGCAACCCTTGGACTTGCTCCAGCATCAAGACTTGCGGAGTCTGCATCCCCTCTTGCATTTGCATCATCCGTTACCGGAATGGGCTGGCTTGTGATCCTGGTTTCCATGGGGGCATTGGTGGCAACTTCAGGAGTGATACTTACAGGCATCCTTGGAACATCAAGGGTAATGTTCGCCATGGGAAGAGACGGTGAGCTTCCCAGACAGGTATCCAGGCTGGACAGGTTTTCCACGCCGATTGTTGCAATACTGGTTTCCCTGATTCTTGCAGTAGCCATGATGCCGGCTGCATCATTTGGCACCATTGTTGAATCATCAAACACATGCGTCATAGCTGCCTATGCCATCATAAATGTTGCTGCCCTGCGCACGCATATTAAATACCGGGGGACAGGCAGAAGAATGCTTCTGGCTCACGACTGGTTTTTCCTGATTCCGGTTGCAGGCATCGTCACAATAGGCCTCTTCTTCGCATTCCTGGGATACGAGAGCATGGAGATCGCGGCGGCAGTGTTTGCGGCAGCTTCAGTATACCATATGCTGAATGTCAGGCTGCATGGGCCATCATCAAGACCGCCAAAAACAAGCAAAGTCAGGCTCTTTGGAAGATCCAGGCACAATGTTGATAATAAAAAAGAAGATGGAAATACTGGCCCTGATCAGGCCTTGCTGTGA
- a CDS encoding thioredoxin family protein, which produces MPLIREEDKKFLMQEFEKHLKDDIDLVIFTSESPDCKYCKETVELAEEVSEINGKIHLQKYDFDKDRKDAEAFGVEKFPATIVTKHGEKNGRVKYYGIPSGYEFGSLIEDMKNVSNGEVEVSSKAMEIINKIDKPVSIKVYVTPTCPYCPKAVGTAHKFAILNKNITGEMIESMEFEQEAEEVGVSSVPHIVINGEVQFVGAYPDDQFAEYVMEAYNNHSKA; this is translated from the coding sequence ATGCCATTAATAAGAGAGGAAGACAAGAAGTTTCTTATGCAGGAATTCGAGAAACATCTGAAGGATGATATAGATCTGGTCATTTTTACCTCTGAGAGTCCGGATTGCAAGTACTGCAAGGAAACTGTAGAACTTGCTGAAGAGGTTTCAGAAATCAATGGAAAGATCCATCTTCAGAAGTACGATTTTGACAAGGACAGGAAGGATGCTGAAGCATTCGGCGTTGAGAAGTTCCCTGCCACAATTGTGACAAAGCATGGGGAGAAGAACGGGCGCGTGAAGTATTATGGTATCCCATCTGGATATGAATTCGGTTCCCTCATAGAGGACATGAAGAACGTTTCAAATGGCGAAGTTGAGGTTTCCTCCAAGGCAATGGAGATAATCAACAAGATCGATAAGCCGGTGAGCATAAAGGTCTATGTAACACCAACCTGCCCGTACTGCCCCAAGGCAGTTGGCACCGCGCATAAATTTGCCATACTGAACAAGAACATAACCGGTGAAATGATCGAATCCATGGAATTCGAACAGGAAGCTGAGGAAGTTGGAGTTTCAAGCGTGCCTCACATAGTCATAAATGGAGAGGTGCAGTTTGTCGGCGCCTATCCTGACGATCAGTTCGCAGAATATGTGATGGAAGCCTACAACAATCACAGCAAGGCCTGA
- a CDS encoding alanyl-tRNA editing protein: MTDKLYWKDMNLREFDARVESVDGNEIILDRTAFYAAGGGQPCDTGFLKNEGGQYRVTGVRKAGDHVIHVVESADGLSAGMAVHGIIDWDRRYSHMRYHSAIHVLDGIVTTRHGDQGLLTGGQIYQDRARIDLDMQDFSREVVEKILDECNSFIKEGHRIYQEEVPGEEARKMENLARTLPGRELINSLDTVRLIVIEGLDMQADGGTHVSNTTEIGKLVLNRIESKGKRNKRVEFHLE, translated from the coding sequence ATGACAGACAAGTTGTACTGGAAAGACATGAACCTCAGGGAATTTGATGCCCGTGTGGAATCGGTTGATGGAAATGAAATCATCCTTGACAGGACTGCATTTTATGCTGCCGGAGGTGGACAGCCATGTGACACAGGATTTCTGAAGAATGAAGGAGGGCAGTACAGGGTTACGGGCGTCAGGAAGGCTGGCGACCACGTGATTCATGTCGTGGAATCTGCAGACGGGCTATCAGCCGGAATGGCAGTTCATGGCATCATAGACTGGGACAGGAGGTATTCCCATATGAGGTATCACTCTGCCATACACGTCCTGGATGGCATAGTGACAACCAGGCATGGGGATCAGGGGCTGCTCACGGGAGGGCAGATATATCAGGACAGGGCGCGGATTGATCTGGACATGCAGGATTTCAGCAGGGAGGTCGTTGAGAAGATACTGGATGAATGCAACAGCTTCATAAAGGAAGGCCACCGGATTTATCAGGAGGAGGTTCCCGGAGAGGAGGCCAGGAAGATGGAGAATCTTGCCAGAACACTTCCCGGAAGGGAACTGATCAACTCACTTGATACGGTCAGGCTGATTGTCATAGAAGGGCTGGACATGCAGGCCGACGGCGGAACACACGTATCCAACACCACGGAAATAGGAAAACTTGTTCTAAATCGCATAGAAAGCAAGGGAAAGCGCAACAAGAGAGTGGAATTCCACCTGGAGTGA
- a CDS encoding Gfo/Idh/MocA family oxidoreductase has protein sequence MEIVVVGCRGFGKVHLRSIRGADIGIVERDPKIRKEIEEQFQVAHSYETYEQALESGAEIIDLAVPHNLHRDMAIAAMKKGRHVTLEKPISTSLDESREMIDFSRKAGVKFMVLEQYYFDPSVQEAMRVIRAGKIGKVHTIIVRDQRVYQKEGWRAVKNTMGGGALIDGGIHYVDTMLNLGGPYHSVTARSVHGGSSLQGEDNTVAMFSFSSGSTGILYYSWAYRNPPEVPGLEIIGSEGSIYEDPETRSHEDFKVPSRTTAYGDLVMNGKRMDIPKYDVFQKEFDGFLKSVESGTDVPFDPELAHRDLSAVLDIYRQSAT, from the coding sequence ATGGAAATAGTTGTTGTGGGATGCAGGGGATTCGGAAAGGTTCATTTAAGATCAATCAGGGGAGCGGACATCGGAATAGTGGAACGTGACCCAAAAATAAGAAAGGAGATTGAGGAACAATTTCAGGTGGCACATTCCTATGAAACCTATGAACAGGCCCTGGAGTCCGGAGCAGAGATCATAGATCTGGCGGTTCCGCACAATCTTCACAGGGACATGGCAATTGCGGCCATGAAGAAAGGCAGGCATGTGACCCTGGAGAAGCCCATTTCAACATCACTTGATGAATCACGGGAAATGATTGATTTCTCCAGGAAGGCCGGCGTGAAGTTCATGGTGCTTGAGCAGTATTATTTCGATCCCTCCGTACAGGAAGCAATGCGCGTCATCAGGGCTGGAAAGATCGGGAAAGTCCATACAATAATTGTGAGAGATCAGAGAGTATACCAGAAGGAAGGCTGGAGGGCTGTGAAAAACACCATGGGTGGGGGTGCCCTCATAGACGGCGGTATACACTATGTTGATACAATGCTTAACCTGGGCGGTCCCTACCATTCAGTTACTGCCAGGTCTGTACATGGCGGTTCATCGCTGCAGGGTGAGGACAACACCGTTGCCATGTTCTCCTTCAGCAGCGGATCAACAGGCATACTGTATTATTCGTGGGCATACAGGAATCCTCCTGAGGTACCGGGACTGGAAATAATTGGATCGGAGGGGTCAATTTATGAGGATCCTGAAACGAGGTCGCATGAGGATTTCAAGGTACCATCCAGGACAACGGCTTACGGTGACCTGGTGATGAACGGGAAGAGAATGGATATCCCGAAATATGACGTGTTTCAGAAAGAATTTGATGGTTTCCTGAAATCAGTTGAAAGTGGAACAGATGTTCCATTTGATCCGGAACTGGCTCACCGGGACCTGTCTGCAGTTCTTGATATATACAGGCAGTCCGCCACCTGA
- a CDS encoding MFS transporter, with the protein MAKSNDDGDLLRALDQAKTGKFHVKTIFTAGMGFFSDAYDLFVTSTAIPIIVAVFGITNSNNIFGTSYIGPLGAASVETGMIGAMALFGAFVGAIVFGRIADLKGRRYIYGLEMTILLVFAIVSAFSINIPMLMISRFILGIGVGGDYPVSSTIMSEYSSVRNRGKMVLSVFSMQGFGLLFGSLIGLVSIHFLPLDYAWRVMLGFGAVPAASVIYLRRRIKESPRYSIEMGDRAGAAAAVQAATGKKVSVSAERVKARKMSPSQFLRNYWVILLGTAGSWFLFDMAFYGTPINSGQILSEIGYGAVAGNLKATIFNIAVGNALLAGLFAVPGYWLAVGLVDKAGRKKLQWIGFTAMAVVYFIFALKFTTISRDLILFVALYGLSYLFGNMGPNSTTFLIPTELFPTEFRTTGHGISASSGKLGAGIFTFMIPVIEALYGLPTVLGALTLIAITGTVLTLLTIKETKNRSLEETSLAIKPPSSSLNPGSKL; encoded by the coding sequence ATGGCGAAGTCCAATGACGACGGCGATCTGCTGAGAGCACTTGACCAGGCAAAGACCGGGAAATTCCATGTCAAGACAATTTTCACTGCAGGTATGGGCTTCTTCTCCGATGCCTATGATCTGTTCGTCACATCCACTGCCATTCCAATCATAGTTGCTGTCTTTGGCATAACAAATTCCAACAACATATTCGGCACCAGCTACATAGGGCCGCTTGGTGCTGCATCGGTTGAAACGGGAATGATTGGGGCCATGGCCCTGTTCGGTGCTTTCGTTGGCGCCATTGTCTTCGGAAGGATCGCTGATCTCAAGGGAAGGCGATACATTTACGGCCTGGAAATGACCATACTGCTTGTTTTTGCCATAGTTTCCGCATTTTCAATAAACATACCCATGCTCATGATTTCCAGATTCATACTGGGAATAGGGGTGGGCGGGGATTATCCTGTGAGCTCCACCATTATGAGCGAATATTCCAGTGTCAGGAACAGGGGAAAGATGGTGTTATCCGTATTTTCCATGCAGGGATTTGGCCTGCTTTTTGGAAGCCTCATAGGGCTTGTTTCCATACATTTCCTGCCCCTTGACTATGCATGGAGGGTGATGCTTGGTTTTGGCGCGGTTCCTGCGGCTTCCGTGATATACCTCAGAAGGAGGATAAAGGAGAGTCCCAGATACTCCATAGAGATGGGCGACAGGGCAGGAGCTGCTGCGGCTGTGCAGGCTGCCACAGGAAAGAAGGTGTCTGTAAGTGCAGAAAGAGTGAAAGCAAGGAAAATGTCACCATCGCAGTTTCTGAGGAACTACTGGGTCATACTGCTTGGGACCGCTGGTTCCTGGTTCCTTTTCGACATGGCATTTTATGGCACACCAATCAACAGCGGCCAGATATTGAGCGAAATTGGATATGGTGCGGTTGCCGGCAACCTTAAGGCTACAATATTCAATATTGCGGTTGGAAACGCCCTTCTGGCAGGGCTTTTTGCAGTGCCGGGTTACTGGCTCGCAGTGGGGCTTGTTGACAAGGCGGGTAGAAAGAAGCTGCAGTGGATTGGGTTCACGGCAATGGCAGTGGTATACTTCATATTCGCACTCAAATTCACCACAATAAGCAGGGACCTGATACTGTTCGTTGCCCTTTACGGGCTATCCTATCTCTTTGGCAACATGGGCCCGAATTCCACAACCTTCCTGATTCCAACTGAGCTGTTCCCCACCGAATTCAGAACAACAGGCCACGGAATATCGGCATCCTCCGGCAAACTGGGGGCCGGGATATTCACCTTTATGATACCCGTCATAGAGGCATTATACGGCCTCCCCACAGTTCTTGGCGCCCTTACTCTTATTGCCATCACGGGCACTGTGCTCACGCTTCTGACAATAAAGGAGACCAAGAACAGGAGCCTAGAAGAGACCTCCCTGGCAATTAAGCCTCCATCATCATCCCTTAACCCGGGCTCCAAGCTGTGA
- a CDS encoding cob(I)yrinic acid a,c-diamide adenosyltransferase: MFTRRGDTGETDTGLRERVSKGSALVNVEGTLDETIAFIGNALALTLWDDVRNDLRQMQDDLFTLGEHITTSGKGRKIVPERTVWLEERVKVYRSEIGKIRLFVVPDGSQQATSLHMARTVSRRLERYAVSVTRELQLETPILTYLNRISSLLFMLAIVSNKRQGIEERIWSIHRES; the protein is encoded by the coding sequence ATGTTCACAAGGCGGGGAGACACGGGAGAAACTGATACCGGCCTCAGGGAAAGAGTCAGCAAGGGATCAGCCCTTGTGAACGTTGAGGGAACACTTGATGAAACAATCGCTTTCATAGGGAACGCCCTTGCACTGACACTCTGGGATGATGTCAGGAATGACCTGAGGCAGATGCAGGATGATCTTTTCACGCTTGGCGAACACATAACAACATCCGGGAAAGGAAGGAAGATAGTTCCGGAAAGGACAGTGTGGCTGGAGGAAAGGGTCAAGGTTTACAGGTCCGAAATCGGGAAAATCCGGCTTTTTGTGGTGCCAGACGGTTCGCAGCAGGCCACATCGCTTCACATGGCAAGGACTGTCTCAAGGCGCCTTGAAAGATACGCCGTATCTGTCACAAGGGAACTTCAGCTTGAAACGCCAATCCTGACTTATCTCAACAGGATCTCATCCCTGCTGTTCATGCTTGCCATTGTCTCAAACAAGAGGCAGGGCATAGAGGAACGCATATGGAGCATTCACAGGGAATCATGA
- the lipB gene encoding lipoyl(octanoyl) transferase LipB, with amino-acid sequence MDYPCTSNLAVDLGRIDYSACLDLQRFLVGQVRSGQIPGVLLFLEHYPVYTIGRKADPNNYPMVEVIKTDRGGDVTYHGPGQLVIYPILRIASGDRIDVRGFVHQIEDIMMDSLKAYGYPAAVGDEPGIWIQVEGESKKVASIGMAIDHGISYHGIAINLAPEAISGFERIRPCGLNPDVMGYAGIPRSDLIKTITENFSLRFGPFHAIGQDELPSMQGRNISQEPTD; translated from the coding sequence ATGGACTACCCCTGCACTTCAAACCTCGCAGTTGATCTTGGCAGGATTGATTACTCCGCCTGCCTGGACCTCCAGAGATTCCTTGTGGGCCAGGTGCGATCAGGCCAGATCCCCGGAGTTCTTCTTTTCCTTGAACATTATCCTGTTTACACCATTGGAAGGAAAGCAGACCCCAACAATTATCCCATGGTTGAGGTAATTAAGACGGACCGTGGAGGGGACGTCACATATCATGGCCCTGGCCAGCTTGTCATATACCCGATTCTCAGGATAGCTTCCGGAGACCGCATAGATGTCAGGGGCTTTGTGCATCAGATAGAGGATATAATGATGGATTCCCTGAAGGCATACGGATACCCTGCAGCCGTGGGTGATGAGCCGGGCATATGGATTCAGGTTGAGGGCGAGAGCAAGAAGGTGGCATCAATAGGAATGGCAATTGATCACGGAATTTCATATCACGGAATAGCCATCAACCTTGCTCCAGAAGCAATCAGCGGATTTGAGAGGATCCGCCCTTGCGGGCTGAATCCTGATGTCATGGGATACGCTGGCATACCCAGGAGCGACCTCATCAAAACTATCACGGAAAACTTTTCATTGAGATTCGGGCCATTCCACGCTATTGGACAGGATGAACTGCCCTCCATGCAAGGCCGCAATATTTCCCAGGAACCAACTGACTGA
- the lpdA gene encoding dihydrolipoyl dehydrogenase has product MDFDVIIIGSGPGGYAAAIRLGQRNKKVLLVEKDRIGGECLNYGCIPSKTFIELAHSVGYLHDMPGVKSDISIDMEEWQKWKWGMIGRLTGGVETLCRSYGVQIEKGEAFIKDRNTITVNSRDFTGSNLIIATGSVPVKFPSMKDVYYNREILDVKKVPANLVIIGGGYIGVELGTAFAKLGTSVTIIEMMKGILPGVDRELVKPVERRLRELKVTVRTSTKVESVEKADNYTVKIEGGETITADNVLLTVGRKPNTQGFGLENIGVEMDHGYIRTNDRKQTSVPGVYAIGDVSGQPMLAHKAYYDAEIAADNICGIDSRVEYRAMPYVIYSDPEVSYTGELSGKLSFFPAAANGRSLSMNNTIGTFRIYTDERNNVRGAGIVAPHSSELISELSLAIESGLNAMDIGLTIHPHPTVSEGVKEMAEGIYGLPLHFKPRS; this is encoded by the coding sequence ATGGATTTTGACGTCATAATAATAGGATCCGGCCCGGGAGGATATGCCGCTGCAATACGCCTTGGGCAGAGGAACAAGAAGGTTCTGCTGGTGGAGAAGGACCGTATAGGCGGCGAATGCCTCAACTACGGGTGCATACCATCCAAGACCTTCATAGAACTGGCCCATTCTGTGGGTTACCTCCATGATATGCCCGGAGTGAAATCCGACATCAGCATTGATATGGAGGAGTGGCAGAAATGGAAATGGGGAATGATAGGACGCCTGACCGGGGGTGTTGAAACTCTCTGCAGGTCATACGGTGTGCAGATTGAGAAGGGAGAGGCTTTCATAAAGGATCGAAACACCATAACTGTCAACTCCAGGGATTTTACTGGAAGCAACCTCATAATTGCAACCGGTTCAGTGCCGGTCAAATTCCCGTCCATGAAGGATGTTTACTACAACAGGGAAATCCTTGACGTGAAAAAGGTTCCTGCAAACCTTGTGATTATTGGCGGAGGATACATAGGTGTTGAACTTGGCACAGCTTTTGCCAAGCTTGGCACGTCTGTGACAATAATAGAGATGATGAAGGGAATACTGCCAGGAGTGGACAGGGAGCTTGTGAAACCTGTGGAGCGCCGGCTGAGAGAGCTGAAGGTCACAGTACGCACGTCAACAAAGGTAGAATCTGTGGAGAAAGCCGACAACTACACTGTCAAAATTGAGGGAGGAGAAACAATTACCGCAGATAATGTGCTGCTCACAGTGGGAAGAAAGCCAAACACACAGGGCTTCGGACTTGAAAATATTGGAGTGGAGATGGATCATGGATACATCAGGACCAACGACAGGAAGCAGACAAGCGTTCCCGGTGTCTATGCAATTGGAGACGTCTCGGGCCAGCCAATGCTTGCACACAAGGCATATTATGATGCGGAGATTGCTGCAGACAACATATGTGGAATAGACAGCAGGGTTGAATACAGGGCAATGCCATACGTCATATACTCCGACCCTGAAGTTTCTTACACAGGTGAACTGTCTGGCAAGCTTTCCTTTTTCCCTGCAGCGGCCAATGGAAGATCGCTTTCCATGAACAACACAATTGGAACATTCCGGATATACACAGATGAGAGGAACAACGTCAGGGGAGCAGGAATTGTGGCTCCGCACTCCTCCGAGCTCATATCGGAACTTTCACTTGCCATTGAGTCAGGACTGAATGCAATGGACATAGGTCTCACCATACACCCGCACCCAACTGTATCAGAGGGTGTGAAGGAAATGGCGGAGGGCATTTATGGACTACCCCTGCACTTCAAACCTCGCAGTTGA